One Eubalaena glacialis isolate mEubGla1 chromosome 11, mEubGla1.1.hap2.+ XY, whole genome shotgun sequence DNA segment encodes these proteins:
- the PA2G4 gene encoding proliferation-associated protein 2G4: MSGEDEQQEQTIAEDLVVTKYKMGGDIANRVLRSLVEASCSGVSVLSLCEKGDAMIMEETGKIFKKEKEMKKGIAFPTSISVNNCVCHFSPLKSDQDYILKEGDLVKIDLGVHVDGFIANVAHTFVVDVALGTQVTGRKADVIKAAHLCAEAALRLVKPGNQNTQVTEAWNKVAHSFNCTPIEGMLSHQLKQHVIDGEKTIIQNPTDQQKKDHEKVEFEVHEVYAVDVLVSSGEGKAKDAGQRTTIYKRDPSKQYGLKMKTSRAFFSEVERRFDAMPFTLRAFEDEKKARMGVVECAKHELLQPFNVLYEKEGEFVAQFKFTVLLMPNGPMRITSGPFEPDLYKSEMEVQDAELKALLQSSASRKTQKKKKKKASKTAENATSGETLEENEAGD; the protein is encoded by the exons aTGTCGGGCGAGGACGAGCAGCAGGAGCAAACTATCGCCGAGGACCTGGTCGTGACCAAGTATAAGATGGGGGGCGACATTGCCAACC GGGTACTTCGGTCTTTGGTGGAAGCATCCTGTTCAGGTGTGTCGGTACTGAGCCTGTGTGAGAAAGGTGATGCCATGATAATGGAAGAGACAGGGaagattttcaaaaaagaaaaagaaatgaagaaag GTATTGCCTTTCCCACCAGCATTTCAGTAAATAACTGTGTATGTCACTTCTCCCCTTTGAAGAGCGACCAGGACTATATTCTCAAGGAAGGTGACTTGGTAAAAAT CGACCTTGGGGTCCATGTGGATGGCTTCATCGCTAATGTGGCTCACACTTTTGTGGTTGATGTAGCTCTG GGGACCCAAGTAACAGGGCGGAAAGCAGATGTCATTAAGGCAGCTCACCTTTGTGCTGAAGCTGCCCTACGCCTGGTCAAACCTGGAAACCAG AACACACAAGTGACAGAAGCCTGGAACAAAGTTGCCCACTCATTTAATTGCACACCAATAGAAG GTATGCTGTCACACCAATTGAAGCAGCATGTCATCGATGGAGAGAAAACCATTATCCAGAATCCCACAGACCAGCAGAA GAAGGACCATGAGAAAGTTGAATTTGAGGTACATGAAGTATATGCTGTGGATGTTCTCGTCAGCTCAGGAGAGGGCAAG GCCAAGGATGCAGGACAGAGAACCACCATTTACAAAAGAGACCCTTCTAAGCAGTATGGCCTGAAAATGAAAACTTCTCGTGCCTTCTTCAGTGAGGTTGAAAGGCGTTTTGATGCCATGCCCTTTACTTTAAG AGCATTTGAAGATGAGAAGAAGGCCCGCATGGGTGTGGTGGAGTGCGCCAAACACGAACTGCTACAACCATTTAATGTTCTCTATGAGAAGGAGG GTGAATTTGTTGCCCAGTTTAAATTTACAGTTTTGCTTATGCCCAATGGCCCCATGCGGATAACCAGTGGTCCCTTTGAGCCTGACCTTTATAAGTCTGAGATGGAGGTCCAGGATGCAGAGCTCAAG GCCCTCCTCCAGAGTTCGGCAAGTCGGAaaacccagaaaaagaaaaaaaagaag GCCTCTAAGACTGCAGAGAATGCCACCAGTGGGGAAACtttagaagaaaatgaagctGGGGACTGA
- the ZC3H10 gene encoding zinc finger CCCH domain-containing protein 10: MPDRDSYANGTGSSGGGPGGGGSEEASGTGAGSGGASSDAICRDFLRNVCKRGKRCRYRHPDMSEVSNLGVSKNEFIFCHDFQNKECSRPNCRFIHGSKEDEDGYKKTGELPPRLRQKVAAGLGLSPADLPNGKEEVPICRDFLKGDCQRGAKCKFRHLQRDFEFDARGGGGAGGGGSTGPVPPGRRHDLYDIYDLPDRGFEDHEPGPKRRRGGCCPPDGPHFESYEYSLAPPRGVECRLLEEENAMLRKRVEELKKQVSNLLATNEVLLEQNAQFRNQAKVMTLSSTAPATEQTLAPTVGTVTTFNHGIAQTHTTLSSQALQPRPVSQQELVAPAGAPAAPPANAAPPAAPPPPPPHLNPEITPLSAALAQTIAQGMAPPPVSMAPVAVSVAPVAVSMAQPLAGITMSHTTTPMVTYPIASQSMRITAMPH; the protein is encoded by the coding sequence ATGCCTGACCGGGACAGCTATGCCAACGGCACTGGGAGCAGCGGTGGAGGCCCTGGAGGCGGTGGCAGCGAGGAGGCCAGTGGGACAGGGGCAGGCAGTGGCGGGGCCAGCTCAGATGCTATCTGTAGAGACTTCCTGAGGAATGTGTGCAAGCGAGGCAAGCGTTGCCGCTATCGCCATCCGGACATGAGTGAGGTGTCCAACTTGGGGGTGAGCAAAAACGAGTTCATCTTCTGCCATGACTTCCAGAACAAGGAGTGTAGCCGCCCAAACTGCCGATTCATCCATGGCTCCAAGGAGGATGAGGATGGCTATAAAAAGACAGGAGAGCTTCCCCCTCGGCTGAGGCAGAAAGTGGCAGCCGGCCTGGGCCTTTCACCAGCTGACCTACCAAATGGGAAGGAGGAGGTCCCTATCTGCCGTGACTTTCTCAAGGGTGATTGCCAGAGAGGCGCCAAGTGCAAGTTCCGTCACCTGCAGCGGGATTTTGAGTTTGATGCCCGGGgtggaggaggtgctggtggtgggggCTCAACAGGCCCAGTTCCCCCAGGACGACGTCATGACCTCTATGATATCTACGACCTCCCTGACAGGGGCTTTGAGGACCATGAGCCAGGCCCCAAGCGCCGGCGAGGTGGATGCTGCCCCCCAGATGGCCCCCATTTTGAATCATATGAATACAGCCTGGCTCCACCCCGAGGGGTGGAGTGCAGGCTGCTAGAGGAAGAGAATGCCATGCTCAGGAAGCGGGTAGAGGAGCTAAAGAAGCAGGTCAGCAACCTTCTGGCCACCAACGAGGTACTGCTGGAACAAAATGCCCAGTTCCGCAATCAGGCCAAGGTCATGACGCTGAGCTCCACTGCACCAGCAACTGAGCAGACTCTGGCCCCCACCGTGGGCACTGTCACCACTTTTAACCATGGCATCGCCCAGACTCACACTACTCTCAGCAGCCAGGCTCTACAGCCTCGCCCCGTGTCCCAGCAAGAACTGGTGGCCCCTGCGGGAGCTCCAGCTGCTCCCCCAGCTAATGCTGCACCGCCTGCCgctccaccacccccacccccacacttGAACCCAGAGATCACGCCACTGTCGGCTGCTCTGGCTCAAACAATTGCCCAGGGAATGGCACCCCCACCTGTCTCCATGGCTCCTGTGGCTGTATCTGTGGCTCCTGTGGCTGTATCGATGGCCCAACCCTTGGCAGGAATCACAATGAGCCACACCACCACTCCCATGGTGACTTACCCCATCGCCTCCCAGAGCATGCGTATCACAGCCATGCCACACTGA